A genomic segment from Chloroflexota bacterium encodes:
- a CDS encoding PIG-L family deacetylase: MIGPGAAEIRRVLRDEPIVVVSPHMDDGVFACGEALGASPGSVVITVFAGGPDGGTASLTEWDAAAGFREGDDVIAARRAEDALALQFLRARPVWLEFRDAQYGPSPSVDEVAQALAGVLEDVGELPVLFPLGLFHSDHVLTHEACLRAREHTDHAGLWLLYADINYRTIPGLVDERLAALIRRGLRFRRLAPDPRPASERKRWAVASYGSQLRALATEGRPGSDDAFAPECYWLIEATAERK, encoded by the coding sequence GTGATCGGCCCAGGCGCTGCGGAAATTCGACGCGTGCTGCGTGACGAGCCGATCGTCGTCGTGTCCCCCCACATGGACGACGGGGTGTTCGCCTGCGGCGAGGCGCTGGGCGCGTCGCCAGGCTCGGTCGTGATCACCGTCTTTGCCGGGGGACCGGACGGCGGCACGGCCAGTCTCACCGAATGGGACGCGGCCGCCGGGTTCCGGGAGGGGGACGACGTGATCGCGGCCCGACGCGCTGAGGACGCGCTCGCGCTCCAGTTCCTGCGCGCGCGGCCGGTCTGGCTGGAATTTCGCGATGCCCAGTACGGCCCTTCACCCTCGGTCGACGAGGTGGCCCAGGCTCTCGCGGGAGTTCTCGAGGACGTGGGCGAGCTTCCCGTGCTGTTCCCGCTGGGCCTCTTCCACAGCGACCACGTGCTGACCCACGAAGCGTGCCTGCGGGCCCGAGAGCATACCGATCACGCAGGCCTGTGGCTCCTCTATGCCGACATCAATTACCGGACCATACCGGGGCTGGTAGACGAGCGCTTGGCGGCCCTGATCCGGCGCGGGCTGAGGTTCCGACGCCTCGCGCCAGACCCGAGGCCGGCGAGCGAGCGCAAGCGCTGGGCCGTCGCGAGCTACGGTTCGCAGCTCCGCGCGCTCGCTACGGAGGGACGGCCAGGCTCCGACGATGCCTTCGCCCCGGAGTGCTACTGGCTCATCGAGGCGACGGCGGAGCGCAAGTGA